A genomic window from Streptomyces sp. MST-110588 includes:
- a CDS encoding ABC transporter substrate-binding protein, protein MTVAVVATLAAGCGGGSSGGSGDSGSGSGSGDGGTAGFPVSVTDCEGRRTTFSRPPAKIVTSNASALDMLLRLGAGDRIVGTGFPPGKGTLPGELDARAQKVPVLGKAVIPKEKLLGSGADLYVDTFASMGNMGAAGDLPSEAEFSAAGIKHVFLASTACAPKKNAPQRDLSGVEGDIRRLGAITGTSRRALELVRGMEKKVAAVRKAVAGVPEARRPTYFFFDFDAGTKQPIAVCNRQVANAVMTQAGARNVFADCAGDFKPVSWEDIVKKDPDWIQLGVRRRGDPAADRKAFAQAEEFLREFPGTAGLRAVKEGRFLRIGSEETTIAGVGNADTVEKIARTLYPGQMGQVGEKGQTGEKGPSGEKGQAG, encoded by the coding sequence ATGACGGTTGCGGTCGTGGCGACACTGGCCGCCGGCTGCGGCGGCGGAAGCAGCGGCGGCAGCGGTGACAGCGGAAGCGGAAGCGGAAGCGGTGATGGCGGTACGGCCGGCTTCCCGGTGTCGGTGACCGATTGCGAGGGCCGTAGAACGACGTTCTCCCGACCGCCGGCGAAAATCGTGACCAGCAATGCCTCTGCCTTGGACATGCTGCTCCGGCTCGGTGCCGGGGACCGGATCGTCGGCACCGGATTCCCGCCCGGGAAAGGCACGTTGCCCGGTGAACTGGACGCACGGGCGCAGAAGGTTCCGGTCCTGGGCAAGGCGGTGATCCCGAAAGAGAAGCTGCTCGGTTCGGGGGCCGATCTCTACGTCGACACCTTTGCGTCGATGGGCAACATGGGCGCGGCGGGGGACCTGCCGTCCGAGGCGGAATTCTCGGCGGCCGGCATCAAGCACGTCTTCCTCGCCTCGACCGCCTGTGCACCGAAGAAGAACGCACCGCAGCGGGATCTGTCCGGGGTCGAGGGCGACATCCGGCGGCTCGGCGCGATCACCGGGACGTCGCGGCGCGCGCTGGAACTCGTACGGGGAATGGAGAAGAAGGTGGCGGCGGTGCGGAAGGCCGTGGCCGGTGTTCCGGAGGCGAGGCGGCCCACGTACTTCTTCTTCGATTTCGACGCGGGGACGAAACAGCCCATCGCGGTGTGCAACCGGCAGGTTGCCAACGCGGTGATGACGCAGGCCGGCGCCCGCAATGTCTTCGCCGACTGCGCGGGCGACTTCAAGCCGGTTTCCTGGGAGGACATCGTCAAGAAGGACCCGGACTGGATCCAGCTCGGTGTCCGTCGCCGTGGCGACCCGGCGGCCGACCGGAAAGCCTTCGCGCAGGCCGAGGAATTCCTCAGGGAATTCCCGGGGACGGCGGGGCTGCGCGCGGTGAAGGAAGGGAGATTCCTGCGGATCGGGTCGGAGGAGACCACCATCGCGGGCGTCGGGAACGCGGACACGGTGGAGAAGATCGCGCGGACGCTGTATC
- a CDS encoding VOC family protein gives MSVRRLNHAVLYVRDVARSVAFYTEVFGFSVDKEIPGRAAFLRAEGSQNDHDLGLFAVGMDAPAPEKGRVGLYHLAWEVGTLGELAEAAADLAGRGSLVGASDHIVSKSLYAKDPDGNEFEVMWRVPREDWPGAGERELVRPLDLNEELKRWGPDRVTGAAAGSAT, from the coding sequence GTGAGCGTGCGTCGGCTGAATCACGCGGTGCTTTATGTACGTGACGTGGCCCGGTCCGTGGCGTTCTATACGGAGGTCTTCGGGTTTTCCGTGGACAAGGAAATCCCCGGGCGGGCTGCGTTTCTCCGTGCCGAGGGATCGCAGAACGACCACGATCTCGGACTGTTCGCCGTGGGGATGGACGCGCCGGCTCCGGAAAAGGGGCGGGTGGGGCTCTACCACCTGGCGTGGGAGGTCGGCACGCTGGGGGAGCTGGCCGAGGCCGCCGCCGATCTCGCCGGACGCGGTTCCCTGGTCGGTGCCAGCGACCACATCGTGTCCAAGTCGCTGTACGCCAAGGACCCGGACGGCAACGAGTTCGAGGTCATGTGGCGTGTGCCGCGCGAGGACTGGCCGGGCGCCGGGGAACGGGAGCTGGTGCGTCCACTGGACCTGAACGAGGAACTCAAGCGGTGGGGGCCGGACAGGGTGACGGGGGCCGCCGCGGGGTCGGCCACCTGA
- a CDS encoding HoxN/HupN/NixA family nickel/cobalt transporter: MIHEVLERDHRMSPSPTPPIPPASPAPSPSPTPSPSSSSSSAAPELPAFRWRRQDTVRTAGLIAVIAGLHVVAFGVLFLLVAPHHYTVGNKVFGVGLGITAYTLGMRHAFDADHIAAIDNTTRKLMADGKRPVSVGFWFALGHSSVVVAMAALVAGGAQLAGVLMDDESRTHQILGTVGTTVSGTFLYLIAALNLVALAGIWRVFRAMREGRYNERELEEHLDSRGFMNRVLGRFTRSITRPGQMFPLGFLFGLGFDTATEVTLMVMAGSGAAAGLPWYAILCLPLLFAAGMSLFDTLDGTFMNFAYQWAFSNPVRKVYYNLTITGLSIAVAFFIGTIELVSVLHEKLGLSDGLTGWISSLNLDNVGFVIVGLFVVVWAAALAYWRLAGVEKRWASRTAQAPQET, translated from the coding sequence TTGATCCACGAGGTGCTGGAGCGTGACCACCGGATGTCCCCGTCCCCAACTCCCCCCATTCCCCCGGCTTCCCCTGCCCCTTCCCCTTCTCCTACCCCTTCCCCCTCCTCCTCTTCTTCCTCCGCCGCGCCCGAACTCCCCGCATTCCGCTGGCGGCGTCAGGACACCGTACGGACCGCGGGCCTGATAGCCGTGATAGCCGGTCTGCACGTCGTCGCCTTCGGCGTGCTGTTCCTGCTGGTCGCCCCCCACCATTACACGGTGGGAAACAAGGTGTTCGGGGTGGGACTGGGCATCACCGCGTACACCCTCGGCATGCGGCACGCCTTCGACGCCGACCACATCGCCGCCATCGACAACACCACCCGCAAACTGATGGCTGACGGAAAGCGGCCCGTTTCGGTCGGCTTCTGGTTCGCGCTGGGGCATTCCAGCGTCGTGGTCGCAATGGCGGCACTGGTGGCGGGCGGCGCGCAGCTCGCCGGTGTCCTGATGGACGACGAGTCCCGTACGCACCAAATCCTCGGCACCGTCGGCACCACCGTCTCCGGTACCTTCCTCTACCTCATCGCCGCCCTCAACCTCGTGGCGCTGGCGGGCATCTGGCGAGTCTTCCGGGCCATGCGCGAGGGCCGCTACAACGAGCGGGAACTGGAGGAGCACCTCGATTCCCGTGGCTTCATGAACCGCGTTCTGGGCCGTTTCACGCGTTCCATCACCCGGCCCGGCCAGATGTTTCCGCTCGGTTTTCTCTTCGGGCTCGGCTTCGACACCGCAACCGAGGTGACGCTGATGGTGATGGCGGGCAGCGGTGCCGCCGCCGGCCTCCCCTGGTACGCGATTCTCTGCCTGCCGCTCCTTTTCGCCGCCGGCATGAGCCTGTTCGACACCCTGGACGGTACGTTCATGAATTTCGCGTACCAATGGGCCTTCTCGAACCCGGTACGCAAGGTCTACTACAACCTCACCATCACCGGGCTGTCGATCGCCGTCGCGTTCTTCATCGGCACCATCGAGCTGGTGTCCGTCCTGCACGAGAAACTCGGGCTCAGCGACGGCCTCACGGGCTGGATATCGTCCCTGAACCTGGACAACGTCGGCTTCGTCATCGTGGGCCTGTTCGTGGTGGTCTGGGCCGCGGCCCTCGCGTACTGGCGCCTGGCCGGCGTCGAAAAGCGCTGGGCGTCCCGTACGGCACAGGCCCCGCAGGAGACCTGA